A window of the Gossypium hirsutum isolate 1008001.06 chromosome A05, Gossypium_hirsutum_v2.1, whole genome shotgun sequence genome harbors these coding sequences:
- the LOC107942999 gene encoding uncharacterized protein At2g29880-like — protein MLKAKPNLESSIKTLKRDWSIVYDMLSGKNNGGFGWDEHRQLIVAEDAVWNSYINSHKEAAQFRHRSFPYYDQLTAIYAKDRATGKDAQTAANIIEEINAEDVAATNTHEERNDFHGSEADVSLDDMDLSATQLQPEQKPTRNQGDIAFSKKKKRFLMQKIYGPLASKSVRVLPPKW, from the exons atgttgaaggctaaacctaatcttgaatCGAGTATTAAGACATTGAAAAGGGATTGGTCAATCGTTTATGACATGCTTAGTGGAAAAAACAATGGCGGCTTTGGTTGGGATGAGCATAGGCAGCTtattgttgctgaagatgcggtgtggaactcatatataaat agtcataaagaagcAGCTCAATTCAGACATCGGAGTTTCCCTTATTATGACCAACTTACTGCCATCTACGCAAAAGATCGAGCCACTGgaaaagatgctcaaacagctgctaatattattgaagaaataaatgctgaGGATGTAGCTGCTACAAATACTCATGAAGAAAGAAATGATTTCCATGGATCCGAAGCTGATGTgtctttggatgacatggatctTTCAGCTACACAACTGCAACCAGAACAGAAACCAACTAGAAACCAAGGTGATATTgcattttcaaagaagaaaaaaagatttCTGATGCAA AAAATATACGGACCGTTGGCCTCGAAATCAGTAAGAGTATTGCCTCCGAAGTGGTAA